From Amycolatopsis sp. YIM 10, the proteins below share one genomic window:
- a CDS encoding response regulator transcription factor, which translates to MRILVVEDEEPLAEAIARGLRREGMAVDVAFTGDEGHEKSTITRYDVVLLDRDLPGMSGDELCKEIVESGELTRVLMLTASGTVEDRVAGLSLGADDYLAKPFAFPELVARVRALGRRATPAAPPLLTAGDVRLDPAKRTVSRAGGPVELTRKEFGVLEVLLSAGGSVVSSEELLERVWDENADPFTTTVRVTVMTLRKKLGEPGIIETVVGSGYRVPGAGHG; encoded by the coding sequence GTGCGGATTCTGGTAGTCGAAGACGAAGAACCCCTCGCCGAGGCCATCGCCAGGGGCCTGCGGCGCGAGGGCATGGCGGTGGACGTCGCCTTCACCGGCGACGAGGGCCATGAGAAGTCCACCATCACCCGGTACGACGTGGTCCTGCTCGACCGCGACCTGCCCGGCATGTCCGGCGACGAGCTGTGCAAGGAGATCGTCGAGTCCGGCGAGCTGACCAGGGTGCTGATGCTGACCGCCAGCGGCACGGTCGAGGACAGGGTGGCCGGGCTGTCCCTCGGTGCCGACGACTACCTCGCCAAGCCGTTCGCCTTCCCCGAACTGGTCGCCAGGGTGCGGGCGCTGGGCAGGCGCGCCACCCCGGCCGCGCCGCCGCTGCTGACCGCCGGAGACGTCCGGCTCGACCCGGCCAAGCGCACGGTCAGCCGCGCGGGCGGGCCGGTGGAGCTGACCCGCAAGGAGTTCGGCGTGCTGGAGGTGCTGCTCTCCGCCGGTGGTTCGGTGGTCAGCAGCGAGGAACTGCTGGAACGGGTCTGGGACGAGAACGCCGACCCGTTCACCACCACCGTCCGGGTGACCGTGATGACCCTGCGCAAGAAGCTGGGTGAACCTGGGATCATCGAGACCGTGGTGGGATCTGGCTACCGGGTACCCGGTGCCGGTCACGGGTGA
- a CDS encoding cytosine permease, whose translation MPKITTVEHNGIAPIPVREQTSRPRDLFRLAFGGANTFATIILGTLPIAYGLGFWAAAAATVTGVLAGACVLAPMGLFGPVTRTNNAVSSGAHFGVVGRCVGSFLSLLTAITFFAISVWVSGDAVAGAAQRLFGFDGGAVLRGVAYGVIAVATLVVCIYGYRFMLLINRIAVSLGTIIMLLGIFAYGGKFDPSFAGTGEYALGTFWPTWILAALTVMANPISFGAFLGDWSRYIPATHSRRSLLAAPFLAQVATLLPFGFGIATATLVTDAGDYIAGLTAISPLWYAIPLIVVALIGGLSTGTTALYGTGLDFSSIFVRLSRVRATLLIGSLSVVFIFVGNFALDMVSSINAFATLIVLCTSPWMVIMMIGYLIRRGYYDPVDLQVFNEGREGGRYWFTRGVNWRAMAAWLPATALGLLTANTPMIAGPFRDLAGGVDISLPATLLTAAITYPVLLRIFPEPREVLAPELVPA comes from the coding sequence ATGCCCAAGATCACCACGGTGGAGCACAACGGCATCGCGCCGATTCCGGTCCGGGAGCAGACTTCCCGGCCGCGCGACCTGTTCCGGCTCGCCTTCGGTGGCGCGAACACCTTCGCCACCATCATTCTCGGCACGCTGCCGATCGCCTACGGGCTCGGCTTCTGGGCCGCCGCCGCGGCCACGGTCACCGGGGTGCTCGCCGGTGCGTGCGTGCTCGCGCCGATGGGCTTGTTCGGGCCGGTGACCAGGACGAACAACGCGGTGTCCTCCGGCGCGCACTTCGGCGTGGTCGGCCGGTGCGTCGGCTCGTTCCTGTCGCTGCTCACCGCGATCACCTTCTTCGCCATCTCGGTGTGGGTCAGCGGGGACGCGGTCGCCGGTGCGGCGCAACGGTTGTTCGGCTTCGACGGCGGCGCGGTCCTGCGGGGCGTCGCGTACGGCGTGATCGCCGTGGCCACGCTGGTGGTCTGCATCTACGGCTACCGGTTCATGTTGCTGATCAACCGGATCGCGGTCAGCCTCGGCACGATCATCATGCTGCTGGGGATTTTCGCATATGGTGGGAAGTTCGACCCGTCCTTCGCGGGTACCGGCGAGTACGCGCTCGGCACGTTCTGGCCGACGTGGATCCTGGCCGCGCTGACCGTGATGGCGAACCCGATCTCGTTCGGCGCCTTCCTCGGCGACTGGTCGCGGTACATCCCGGCCACGCACAGCCGCCGTTCCCTGCTGGCGGCGCCGTTCCTGGCGCAGGTGGCGACGCTGCTGCCGTTCGGCTTCGGCATCGCCACCGCCACCCTGGTCACCGACGCGGGCGACTACATCGCCGGGCTGACCGCGATTTCCCCGCTGTGGTACGCCATTCCGCTGATCGTGGTGGCGCTGATCGGCGGCTTGTCCACCGGCACCACCGCGTTGTACGGCACCGGGCTGGACTTCAGCTCGATCTTCGTGCGGTTGAGCCGGGTGCGCGCGACGCTGCTGATCGGCTCGTTGTCGGTGGTGTTCATCTTCGTCGGCAACTTCGCGCTGGACATGGTGTCGAGCATCAACGCCTTCGCCACGCTGATCGTGCTGTGCACCTCGCCGTGGATGGTGATCATGATGATCGGCTACCTGATCCGGCGCGGTTACTACGATCCGGTCGATCTGCAGGTGTTCAACGAGGGCCGCGAGGGCGGGCGGTACTGGTTCACCCGCGGGGTGAACTGGCGGGCGATGGCGGCCTGGCTCCCGGCGACCGCGCTCGGCCTGCTCACCGCGAACACGCCGATGATCGCCGGCCCGTTCCGCGACCTCGCGGGCGGCGTCGACATCAGCCTGCCCGCCACCCTGCTCACCGCCGCGATCACCTACCCGGTCCTGCTGCGGATCTTCCCGGAACCACGAGAGGTCCTGGCCCCCGAGTTGGTCCCCGCCTGA
- a CDS encoding PucR family transcriptional regulator produces MSRNSETFGTPVNIPLRAVVGNSELAVEVVRETLRPGALDLPVRWAHVCELRDPSPYLLGEELLLTAGVNLPSEQAEVDRYVRGLRAAGITALGFGITPPMHEELPETLRRACARAGLPLLVIGVRTPFIAVNRVVAVALAEATQREQRRITQAREALTRAAAGGLAELARELAKHVSGWVALVGKRDALAAEHEVPSPFPPELAGLFARLRGGSGIRSATTELPDGTFVVAQPVYPQATASHLVVVGRRERFEGTDRAIVAVGAALFGLASRAGSDTAGLGGAVTALVLAEHPPAAPLAELLGEGDYRVVAGMAHGAGPGDVAAGYDWLRTRLDTPLVELKPGPRFTAVVRTPPDARALEELLAAGWLVVVSAPHPVDRLPDTTAELAALEQRALVLGRPVLADGSGLAALVPPGHAADYAERTLAPLRALGDEGLLDTLRTWLAHHGGWDRTASALGVHRNSVRHRIARVERVLGVDLADAETRMELWFALRWADS; encoded by the coding sequence ATGTCCAGGAATTCGGAAACCTTCGGCACGCCGGTGAACATTCCGTTACGGGCCGTTGTCGGCAACTCGGAGCTGGCGGTGGAGGTGGTGCGGGAGACGCTGCGGCCGGGCGCGCTCGACCTGCCGGTCCGGTGGGCCCACGTGTGCGAGCTGCGCGACCCGTCGCCCTACCTGCTGGGGGAGGAACTGCTGCTCACCGCCGGGGTGAACCTGCCGTCCGAGCAGGCCGAGGTGGACCGGTACGTGCGCGGGCTGCGCGCCGCGGGCATCACCGCGCTCGGCTTCGGCATCACCCCGCCGATGCACGAGGAACTACCGGAAACGCTGCGCCGCGCCTGCGCCCGCGCGGGTCTGCCGCTGCTGGTGATCGGGGTGCGCACGCCGTTCATCGCGGTGAACCGGGTGGTCGCGGTGGCGCTGGCCGAAGCCACCCAGCGTGAGCAGCGCCGGATCACCCAGGCGCGTGAAGCGCTGACCAGGGCCGCCGCCGGTGGTCTCGCGGAACTGGCGCGCGAGCTGGCCAAGCACGTGTCCGGCTGGGTCGCGCTGGTCGGCAAGCGGGACGCGCTGGCCGCCGAGCACGAGGTGCCTTCGCCGTTCCCGCCCGAGCTGGCCGGCCTGTTCGCCCGGCTGCGCGGCGGGTCCGGGATCCGCAGCGCCACCACGGAACTGCCCGACGGCACGTTCGTCGTCGCCCAGCCGGTCTATCCGCAGGCCACCGCCTCGCACCTGGTGGTGGTCGGCAGGCGGGAGCGGTTCGAGGGCACCGACCGGGCCATCGTGGCGGTCGGCGCGGCGTTGTTCGGGCTGGCCAGCCGCGCCGGTTCGGACACCGCGGGGCTCGGCGGCGCGGTCACCGCGCTGGTGCTGGCGGAACACCCGCCCGCCGCGCCACTGGCCGAACTGCTCGGCGAAGGCGACTACCGCGTGGTCGCCGGAATGGCCCACGGCGCCGGGCCCGGTGACGTGGCCGCCGGGTACGACTGGCTGCGCACCCGGCTCGACACCCCGCTGGTGGAGCTGAAACCGGGACCGCGCTTCACCGCCGTGGTCCGCACTCCGCCGGACGCGCGCGCCCTCGAGGAACTGCTCGCGGCGGGCTGGCTGGTGGTGGTGAGCGCACCGCATCCGGTCGACCGGCTGCCCGACACCACGGCCGAACTGGCGGCGCTGGAACAACGCGCGCTGGTGCTCGGGCGCCCGGTGCTGGCCGACGGCAGCGGGCTGGCCGCGCTGGTACCGCCGGGCCACGCCGCCGACTACGCCGAGCGCACCCTGGCCCCGTTGCGCGCGCTGGGCGACGAGGGCCTGCTCGACACGTTGCGCACCTGGCTGGCCCACCACGGCGGCTGGGACCGGACGGCGTCGGCGCTGGGGGTGCACCGCAACAGCGTCCGGCACCGGATCGCCAGGGTGGAACGCGTGCTGGGGGTGGATCTCGCGGACGCGGAAACCCGGATGGAGCTGTGGTTCGCGCTGCGGTGGGCGGACTCGTGA
- a CDS encoding gamma-aminobutyraldehyde dehydrogenase, with translation MNFVDGKEVPAAGGRTLDLTDPATGEVFGTSPLSGQSDVDAALESARLAFRAWRRSTPAQRQLALLKIADALEERAEQFADAEVRETGKIRRVVLEEEIPESVSALRFFAGAARQLEGTASAEYLPGHTSSIRREPVGVCAQIAPWNYPLMMGVWKIAPALAAGNTVVLKPAETTPSTAVLLAKVAAESLPAGAFNVICGDRDTGRALVRHPIPELVSITGSTRAGIDVATVAAADLKRTHLELGGNAPLLVFGDVNLEEAAEGIVGAAFYNAGQDCTAGSRVLVHESIHDEFTAVLAKAASAHRPGTDIGPLNSAAQLDRVRGLIERLPAHATVHTGGTTPDSGGFYFDPTVVSGLRQDDEIVQEEIFGPVITVQRFGGEAEAVELANGVPYGLASSVWTNDHSRAVRVSGELDFGCVWINTHGPLAAEMPHGGFGHSGHGKDLSAYSFAEYTRVKHVMTRYE, from the coding sequence ATGAACTTCGTCGACGGCAAGGAAGTCCCCGCCGCGGGCGGGCGCACGCTGGACCTGACCGATCCCGCCACCGGTGAGGTGTTCGGCACCAGCCCGCTGTCCGGGCAGTCCGATGTGGACGCCGCGCTGGAGTCGGCGCGGCTGGCGTTCCGCGCCTGGCGCCGCAGCACCCCGGCGCAGCGGCAGCTGGCGCTGCTGAAGATCGCCGACGCGCTGGAGGAGCGCGCCGAGCAGTTCGCCGACGCGGAGGTCCGCGAGACCGGCAAGATCCGCCGCGTGGTGCTCGAGGAGGAGATCCCGGAAAGCGTGAGCGCGCTCCGGTTCTTCGCCGGTGCCGCGCGCCAGCTCGAAGGCACCGCGTCGGCGGAGTACCTGCCGGGGCACACCTCGTCGATCCGGCGCGAGCCGGTGGGCGTGTGCGCGCAGATCGCGCCGTGGAACTACCCGCTGATGATGGGCGTCTGGAAGATCGCGCCCGCGCTGGCCGCCGGGAACACCGTGGTGCTGAAGCCGGCCGAGACCACCCCGAGCACGGCGGTGCTGCTGGCGAAGGTGGCCGCCGAATCCCTGCCCGCCGGGGCGTTCAACGTGATCTGCGGTGACCGCGACACCGGGCGCGCGCTGGTCCGCCACCCGATCCCGGAACTCGTGTCGATCACCGGCTCCACCCGCGCCGGGATCGACGTGGCCACCGTGGCGGCGGCCGACCTCAAGCGCACGCACCTCGAACTCGGTGGCAACGCGCCACTTCTGGTCTTCGGGGACGTCAACCTGGAAGAAGCCGCCGAGGGCATCGTCGGGGCCGCGTTCTACAACGCGGGCCAGGACTGCACCGCGGGCAGCCGGGTGCTGGTGCACGAGTCGATCCACGACGAGTTCACCGCCGTGCTGGCCAAAGCCGCCTCGGCGCACCGCCCCGGTACCGACATCGGCCCGTTGAACAGCGCGGCCCAGCTGGACCGGGTGCGCGGGCTGATCGAGCGGTTGCCCGCGCACGCCACCGTGCACACCGGTGGCACCACCCCCGACAGCGGTGGTTTCTACTTCGACCCCACCGTGGTTTCCGGGCTGCGCCAGGACGACGAGATCGTGCAGGAGGAGATCTTCGGCCCGGTGATCACCGTGCAGCGGTTCGGCGGTGAGGCCGAAGCCGTCGAACTGGCCAACGGCGTGCCGTACGGACTGGCGTCCTCGGTGTGGACGAACGACCACTCACGGGCGGTGCGAGTGTCGGGTGAACTCGACTTCGGCTGCGTGTGGATCAACACGCACGGCCCGCTGGCCGCGGAAATGCCGCACGGCGGGTTCGGCCATTCGGGCCACGGCAAGGACCTGTCGGCCTATTCGTTCGCCGAGTACACCCGGGTCAAGCACGTGATGACCAGGTACGAGTAA
- a CDS encoding SigE family RNA polymerase sigma factor, with product MKDTGDFEGFVAARSPALLRTAYLLCGGDRGAAEDLLQDVLERMYPRWRRIRGEPEAYARAALANASANRWRRRSRRVAEAPLHDAAAPSVRGPEESVVDRDHVVRALAALPDRMRAVLVLRFFDDLSEADTAAAMSCSPGTVKSQTSRGLARLRELLGTSDDVLNGSR from the coding sequence TTGAAGGACACGGGAGATTTCGAGGGGTTCGTCGCGGCCCGCTCCCCGGCACTGCTGCGTACGGCGTACCTGCTGTGCGGTGGTGACCGGGGTGCGGCCGAGGACCTGCTCCAGGACGTGCTGGAGCGGATGTACCCGCGCTGGCGCCGCATCCGGGGTGAACCGGAGGCGTACGCGCGGGCCGCGCTGGCGAACGCGTCGGCGAACCGGTGGCGGCGCCGTTCGCGCCGCGTCGCCGAGGCCCCGTTGCACGACGCGGCCGCGCCTTCGGTGCGCGGGCCGGAAGAGTCCGTTGTGGACAGAGATCATGTGGTGCGCGCGCTGGCCGCGCTGCCCGACCGGATGCGGGCGGTGCTGGTGCTGCGCTTCTTCGACGACCTGTCCGAAGCGGACACCGCGGCGGCGATGAGCTGCTCGCCGGGCACGGTCAAGAGCCAGACCTCACGGGGGCTGGCCAGGCTGCGCGAACTGCTGGGGACGAGCGACGACGTGCTGAACGGGAGCCGATGA
- the speB gene encoding agmatinase produces the protein MTQQSPIGPVDSSQVPRFAGFATFARLPRADQVDRADVAVVGVPFDAGVSYRPGARFGPAALREASRLLRPYHPELDVSPFATAQVVDAGDIAINPFNIGEAIETLQHGAEALTADGTKLVTVGGDHTIALPLLRAAAKKHGPVALLHFDAHLDTWDTYFGEPYTHGTPFRRASEEGILDTSALSHVGTRGPLYGKRDLEEDRRLGFGIVTSGDVMRRGVAETVDALRQRIGDRPLYVSIDIDVLDPAHAPGTGTPEAGGMTSRELLEIVRGLRGLNLVGGDVVELAPAYDHAEITAIAASHVAYDLVSLLALGKSA, from the coding sequence GTGACGCAGCAGTCCCCGATCGGTCCCGTCGACTCGTCCCAGGTGCCGCGGTTCGCCGGGTTCGCCACCTTCGCCCGGCTGCCGAGGGCGGACCAGGTCGACCGCGCCGACGTGGCCGTGGTCGGGGTGCCGTTCGACGCCGGGGTGTCCTACCGGCCGGGCGCCCGGTTCGGCCCGGCCGCGTTGCGCGAGGCCAGCCGCCTGCTGCGGCCGTACCACCCGGAACTGGACGTGTCCCCGTTCGCCACCGCGCAGGTGGTCGACGCGGGTGACATCGCGATCAACCCGTTCAACATCGGCGAGGCGATCGAAACCCTGCAGCACGGGGCCGAGGCGCTCACCGCGGACGGCACGAAGCTGGTCACCGTCGGCGGTGACCACACCATCGCGCTGCCGCTGCTGCGCGCGGCGGCGAAGAAGCACGGACCGGTGGCGCTGCTGCACTTCGACGCGCACCTGGACACCTGGGACACCTACTTCGGCGAGCCGTACACGCACGGCACCCCGTTCCGGCGGGCGTCCGAGGAGGGCATTCTCGACACCAGCGCACTGTCCCATGTGGGCACCCGGGGTCCGTTGTACGGCAAGCGGGATCTGGAGGAGGACCGCCGTCTCGGCTTCGGCATCGTCACCTCCGGCGACGTGATGCGCCGCGGGGTGGCGGAAACCGTGGACGCGCTGCGGCAGCGGATCGGCGATCGGCCGCTGTACGTGTCCATCGACATCGACGTGCTCGACCCGGCGCACGCCCCCGGCACCGGCACGCCCGAGGCGGGCGGCATGACCAGCCGGGAACTGCTGGAGATCGTGCGCGGCCTGCGCGGGCTGAACCTGGTCGGCGGGGACGTGGTGGAGCTGGCGCCCGCCTACGACCACGCGGAGATCACCGCCATCGCCGCCTCGCACGTGGCCTACGACCTGGTCAGCCTGCTCGCGCTCGGGAAGTCCGCATGA
- a CDS encoding thiamine pyrophosphate-binding protein, translating into MRIGGDLVVETLRALGADTVFGLPGQHALGLFEALRRTPELRLVGARVENNLAFAADGHARARLDADPGGPVPVTPMIVSTGPGALLTLASLQESRASSVPVLGISSQVPSAGLGGGRHGYLHELPDQAASFRDVVKSVHVVRTASQIPTALREAWESAATVPYGPVWVEIPQDVLLAPAALPPITSVTARPKPLAPLPELITEAARLLGAAKNPVILAGGGVVRSGARAELRALAELVRAPVLSSFGGKGSIAWDHPLSGQSWLEDWHSTELLADADVLLVLGSGLGELTSNYHRFTPRGRMIQIEADAGKLESNHPALGIHADVRLALTALLEAAPAREADGRAEAVVTDLLGRIRDRIGKQSLELEQRVLAEVRAALPEGTPSFWDMTMLGYWAWSAWNADGAPIHTAQGSGGLGYGLPGALGAAAARRGPALAVSGDGGAMYGIAELATAAQHGLDVTWLIVDDGGYGILREYMTGAFGQAHATELSRPDFVALAKAFGVPATMSTVDTLRADLAGALATPGPGVVVLPALLRLFEPTHLDQ; encoded by the coding sequence ATGAGGATCGGCGGCGATCTGGTCGTCGAGACGCTGCGGGCGCTCGGCGCGGACACCGTGTTCGGGCTGCCCGGCCAGCACGCGCTCGGCCTGTTCGAAGCACTGCGGCGGACGCCGGAACTGCGGCTGGTCGGCGCGCGCGTGGAGAACAACCTCGCCTTCGCCGCCGACGGCCACGCCCGCGCGCGGCTCGACGCGGACCCCGGCGGACCGGTGCCGGTGACCCCGATGATCGTCTCCACCGGGCCGGGCGCGTTGCTGACCTTGGCTTCGCTCCAGGAATCCCGGGCGTCCTCGGTGCCCGTGCTGGGCATCTCCAGCCAGGTGCCGTCGGCCGGGCTCGGCGGCGGGCGGCACGGTTACCTGCACGAACTCCCCGACCAGGCGGCGAGCTTCCGCGACGTGGTCAAGTCGGTGCACGTGGTGCGCACGGCCAGCCAGATCCCGACCGCCCTGCGTGAGGCGTGGGAGTCGGCGGCCACCGTGCCGTACGGCCCGGTGTGGGTGGAGATCCCGCAGGACGTGCTGCTGGCCCCGGCCGCGCTGCCGCCGATCACCTCGGTGACCGCCAGGCCGAAGCCGCTCGCCCCGCTGCCGGAACTGATCACCGAGGCGGCGCGGCTGCTGGGTGCGGCGAAGAACCCGGTCATCCTCGCGGGTGGTGGCGTGGTCCGTTCGGGTGCTCGGGCGGAACTGCGCGCGCTGGCCGAACTCGTGCGCGCGCCGGTGCTGTCCTCCTTCGGCGGCAAGGGATCCATCGCCTGGGACCATCCGCTGTCCGGGCAGTCCTGGCTGGAGGACTGGCATTCCACCGAGTTGCTGGCCGACGCCGACGTGCTGCTGGTGCTCGGTTCCGGTCTCGGCGAGCTGACCAGCAACTACCACCGGTTCACCCCGCGCGGCCGGATGATCCAGATCGAGGCCGACGCCGGGAAGCTGGAGTCCAACCACCCCGCACTGGGCATCCACGCCGACGTCCGGCTCGCGCTCACCGCGCTGCTGGAGGCGGCACCGGCCAGGGAAGCCGACGGGCGCGCCGAAGCCGTGGTCACCGACCTGCTGGGCAGGATCCGCGACCGGATCGGCAAGCAGTCGCTCGAACTGGAGCAGCGGGTGCTCGCCGAGGTTCGCGCCGCCCTTCCCGAAGGCACGCCGAGCTTCTGGGACATGACCATGCTCGGTTACTGGGCCTGGTCGGCCTGGAACGCCGACGGCGCCCCGATCCACACCGCGCAGGGCTCGGGCGGGCTGGGTTACGGCCTGCCGGGTGCGCTCGGTGCGGCAGCCGCCCGTCGTGGCCCGGCGCTGGCCGTGTCCGGTGACGGCGGGGCGATGTACGGCATCGCGGAACTGGCCACGGCCGCCCAGCACGGGCTGGACGTCACCTGGCTCATCGTCGACGATGGTGGTTACGGGATCCTCCGCGAGTACATGACCGGCGCCTTCGGGCAGGCGCACGCCACCGAGCTTTCGCGGCCCGACTTCGTCGCGCTGGCCAAGGCGTTCGGCGTCCCGGCCACGATGTCCACAGTGGACACACTGCGGGCGGACCTGGCCGGTGCGCTGGCCACGCCGGGGCCGGGCGTGGTGGTGCTGCCCGCGTTGCTGCGCCTGTTCGAACCCACCCACCTCGACCAGTGA
- a CDS encoding sodium:solute symporter has product MVADYVVIALYIAGMLGIGWYGLRLARTKSDYLVAGRRLGWFMYSGTMSAVVLGGASTVGGVKLGYTWGISGAWLVVSIGLGILVLHALFARRLVKLKVYTVSEMLDLRYGGKSASTISGIVMWAYTLMLTVTSTLAFATVFKVLLDIPEWTGIAIGGGIVVLYSVLGGMWSITLTDIAQFVIKTIGILLVLLPVSVSAAGGFGGMAERLDASFFDFTSIGTGSIITYVLTYGFGLLIGQDIWQRVFTARTPRVATSGGIGSGVYCLVYGLAGALIGAAAKVLYPALASAQDAFATIVEDLLPAGVRGLVLAAALSAMMSTASGALIACSTVSTTDLMAKLRGTAAPSGEDAEVSKNRLTTLVLGLVAIGIAMVVTDVVAALTIAYNILVGGLLVAILGGLAWKRGTRQGAVASMAVGALAAIVLMVVDGMEANSPIYWGLGSSLLVYVVVSLVTPPTPAAVLGHWSDRLSGRATVETEKELTQ; this is encoded by the coding sequence GTGGTCGCGGACTATGTGGTGATCGCCCTCTACATCGCCGGCATGCTCGGCATCGGCTGGTACGGGCTGCGCCTGGCCAGGACCAAGAGCGACTACCTGGTGGCCGGCCGCAGGCTCGGCTGGTTCATGTACTCGGGCACGATGTCGGCGGTGGTGCTGGGCGGCGCGTCCACCGTCGGCGGCGTCAAGCTCGGTTACACCTGGGGCATCTCCGGTGCCTGGCTGGTGGTCTCGATCGGGCTCGGCATCCTGGTGCTGCACGCGCTGTTCGCGCGGCGGCTGGTGAAGCTGAAGGTCTACACCGTCAGCGAGATGCTCGACCTGCGCTACGGCGGGAAGTCCGCCTCGACCATCTCGGGCATCGTGATGTGGGCGTACACGCTGATGCTCACGGTCACCTCGACGCTGGCCTTCGCCACGGTGTTCAAGGTGCTGCTGGACATCCCGGAGTGGACCGGCATCGCCATCGGCGGCGGGATCGTGGTGCTCTACTCGGTGCTCGGCGGCATGTGGTCGATCACGCTGACCGACATCGCGCAGTTCGTCATCAAGACCATCGGCATCCTGCTGGTCCTGCTGCCGGTCTCGGTCAGCGCTGCGGGCGGCTTCGGCGGCATGGCCGAGCGGCTCGACGCCAGCTTCTTCGACTTCACCAGCATCGGCACCGGTTCGATCATCACCTACGTGCTGACCTACGGCTTCGGCCTGCTGATCGGCCAGGACATCTGGCAGCGCGTGTTCACCGCGCGCACCCCGCGCGTGGCGACCAGCGGCGGCATCGGCTCCGGCGTGTACTGCCTGGTCTACGGGCTCGCGGGCGCGTTGATCGGGGCGGCGGCGAAGGTGCTCTACCCGGCGCTCGCCAGTGCGCAGGACGCCTTCGCCACGATCGTGGAGGATCTGCTGCCCGCCGGCGTCCGCGGGCTGGTGCTGGCCGCGGCGCTGTCGGCGATGATGTCCACCGCCAGCGGCGCGCTGATCGCCTGCTCCACGGTGAGCACCACCGACCTGATGGCGAAGCTGCGCGGGACGGCGGCCCCCTCGGGAGAGGACGCCGAGGTGAGCAAGAACCGGCTCACCACGCTGGTGCTCGGCCTGGTCGCGATCGGCATCGCGATGGTGGTCACCGACGTGGTGGCCGCGCTGACCATCGCCTACAACATCCTGGTCGGCGGCCTGCTGGTGGCCATTCTCGGCGGGTTGGCCTGGAAGCGCGGCACCCGGCAGGGCGCGGTCGCCTCGATGGCCGTCGGCGCGCTGGCCGCGATCGTGCTGATGGTCGTCGACGGCATGGAAGCGAACTCGCCGATCTACTGGGGCCTCGGCAGCAGCCTGCTGGTCTACGTCGTGGTCAGCCTGGTCACCCCGCCCACGCCCGCCGCCGTGCTCGGCCATTGGAGCGACCGGCTTTCCGGCCGCGCGACCGTTGAAACAGAGAAGGAGCTCACGCAGTGA